One Salvia miltiorrhiza cultivar Shanhuang (shh) chromosome 6, IMPLAD_Smil_shh, whole genome shotgun sequence genomic window, AATGAAACTCCCAATTCAAATTGGTcaaatcgagcatcacaagtgaaatCACCAATTCGAATTAttccaatcgagcatcacaagtgaaacccccaattcgaattcttccaatcgagcatcacaagtgaaacccccaattcgaattcttccaatcgagcatcacaagtgaaacccccaattcgaattgttccaatcgagcatcacaagtgaaacccccaattcgaattattccaatcgagcatcataagtgaaacccccaattcaaATTGttccaatcgagcatcacaagtgaaacccccaattcgaattatTCCAATCGAGCATTTCGAATTGGTcaaatcgagcatcacaagtgaaacccccaattcgaattgttccaatcgagcatcacaagtgaaacccccaattcgaattatTCCAATCGATCATCATAAGTGAAATCCCCAATTCAAATTGGTCAAATCGAGgatcacaagtgaaacccccaattcgaaaTGCAACAGTACAATTCAGAAATAAATGCAACAGTACAATTCACTTGTGATACTCGATTCGACCGgttcgaattgggggtttcacttgtgatgctcaATCGGAacaattcgaattgggggtttcacttgtgatgctcgattggaaTAATttgaattgggggtttcacttgtgatgctcgatttgaacaattcgaattgggggtttcacttgtgatgctcgatttgACCAATttgaattgggggtttcacttatgatgctcgattggaataattcgaattgggggtttcacttgtgatgctcgattggaacaattcgaattgggggtttcacttgtgatgctcgatttgaccaattcgaattgggggtttcacttaTGATGCACGATTGGAATAATTCGAATTaggggtttcacttgtgatgctcgattggaacaattcgaattgggggtttcatttgtgatgctcgatttgaccaattcgaattgggggtttcacttaTGATGCACGATTGGAATAATTCGAATTaggggtttcacttgtgatgctcgattggaacaattcgaattgggggtttcatttgtgatgctcgatttgaccaattcgaattgggggtttcacttgtgatgctcgattggaaGAATTCGAATTGAGGGTTTCACGTGTGATGCTCGATTTGACCAATTCGGATTGGGAGTTTCACTTGTAATGCTCGATTGgaccaattcgaattggggtttcaaaattaataatcaaTTTGATGAATTCAAATTGGGGATTTCATAATTGAGATTCAATTTGATCAAatcgaattgggggtttcacttgtgatgctcaATTGTACTAActcgaattgggggtttcacttgtaatgCTCGATTGGATCAATTCAAATTGGGGGTTTCAAAATTGATAATCAATTTAATGAATTAAAATTGGGGATTTCATAATTGAGATTCAATTTGAACAAATTGAATctcaatttgataaaatcaaAATGAGGGTTTCAtttgtgatgctcgattggaccaattcgaattgggggtttcaaAATTGATAATCAATTTGATGAATTCGAATTGGGGATTTCATGATTGAGATCCAATTTGATCAAATCGAATTGAGtgtttcacttgtgatgctcgatttgaccaattcgaattgggggtttcacttgtgatgctcgattggaataattcgaattgggggtttcacttgtgatgctcgattggaataattcgaattgggggtttcatTTGTGATGCTCGATTTGATCAATtggaattgggggtttcacttgtgatgctcgattggaataattcgaattgggggttccacttgtgatgctcgattggaccaattcgaattggggatttcacttgtgatgctcgacTGGAAgaattcgaattgggggtttcacgtgtgatgctcgatttgaccaattcgaattgggggtttcacttgtgatgctcgattggacCAATTCGAATAGGGGCTTTCATTgttctatttttatatagagtaagtaacaaatttttaataattataatatggaagtatttttaaaatatgtgacatttttataattacttccatatttgaaattataattagtaataaaatatactgatacacatatatatacatatacatacatatatatatatatatatataatttaattataaaaatccAATTATgcatttaattaattacaaaCTTTCGATTATAtcctttaattatattttcttttaattaaaaaattaagttaaaagATTTATAGATTTTGGGCACACCCctattatttaattgagttaGGCAAATCAAGAATGATGAAAGTAACTCGTAGAAGATATGTTGAGTTTAGTATATGCTTTTCGTTAATAGTGACGTTTAACAATAAATTACGTCCTAAATGCAACAATTTATATCTGAATTGTACTGTTATTAGGCTTTCCGGAAATTTTATGCAtactaaattattagtatactagtattattttattaagtatcTAGATTTCTCTTCTTAactattttataaaaagaagCTGAAATTGTAAAAATGCCTTGTAAAATAAATGCAGGGTATAATTGTCactttatatatattactttttagttacaaatttaatttaaaaatgggTCCACCAAAATAGGCATTTTGTCTGGACAAATTTGTCCGATTAGCATCACTCTTATATATTTTGCCAATATCTAAAGATGATGTTGTAATTGCACTTTGACTCAAAGTTTGTGCATTTAAATGCAATTATTAATCCTAAAAAGGATCAACTTTCAATCACAAAAGTACGATTTATACATATGATATTAGATTGATTTGGATCTTGTTGTCTCAGTCTCatgtttaatttattaatttgttttgtttgtttcttttatatatataaatattaatttattttgttgtatttgacATTTCATGTTAGCAGGAATttcatgataatgagttcataTCACTACGAATGCGATATTAATTACTTTAATTTCTTGAACTATTAAAATGATTGTATTAATTACAGCTTAATTAACAACTCCCTCTTTTCCAACTCaaaaaactaacaaaaaaaaaaagaaaaaagaaaaagaatggaaTTTTACGCGCAGGAGAAAATGTTGATTGCGCTATGTATTGGACTAAAATTGAATCGTCGTGCCACGTACTTTCTACTTGCTCCGAGACACTTCTAGTTTGGTCTAAGGTATGTGACTAGCTGGATAGTCTTTTAACTTATGCAGCTGATTTGAAAGATCACTTCGAGGATTTTGTGAGCCCTGGTCTTGATAAAGTGAAGAAGAAAATCTTAGGCCTAATTTACCAATGTACCTTGTGGAGAATTTGaaagatgaaaaatgaaaagatctTCAAAAAATCAACACCGGTCGCCGAGAAAATTATGGAGAGTACCAAGTTTTGCTCTTGGAAATGGTTGAAATCACACTATTCATCATCTTTTTGTGTATCTTTTTACGATTGGAGTTCACATCCCCTCATTTGTATGCCTGCAAATCTTCAGTTTTTGTCTTCATTTCTCTCTTTTGTGTGTTTATGGTATCAAGATTTGTCAAAATAACCCTCCTATCCTCATATCCATAAGGTTCCATCAACCATTTCTCATATAGtccatctttttttttccttcccaTTTCAagaaaatctctctctctctctctctctctctctctctctctctcatatgcAATCAAACTCCACTCCCATAGTGGAATAGTGGGCCGGCACCATAccataattataaaattgatgACTATCCCATCCATCACATGCGCTCTACAAACATTCCACTGCATGCCTCTTAACTTTATTTTCATGGCATTGCTTCCTTCCCACTTCACCTAATTTTATTTCCCAATAATTTTACCAAACCATTTAACATCAATTCTTTATTCATTTCCCACTTCTCTATCTCCTTGTCAATACTCACGTAACCTTCCCATCTTCATCTATAAATAGACACACATCCCAACGTTGTCACTTGCTCATACACATCTCAAATTAAAATCTATACTACATACCCAACTAATTTAGAAAATCTTGCTTGTTTCACttccaaaatatatatatatatatatttttaaatacaataataatatgGCAAAGTTGAAGTCGTGTGCACTTCTAGCTTTGCTAGTTATGTCAACACTTGCAACGGTGTCCCAAAGCCGAGTCGCGAGGAAAGACCTCGGCTTGGACTTGGGCGGCTTAGGCGGCGGCTTGGGACTCGGCATCGGTGCAGGAGTCGGCATTGGGATAGGAGGCGGCGGTAGCGGCTCCGGAGCCGGGGCTGGCTCGGGCGCCGGCTCGGGTGGGGGTggaagctcgagctcgagttcgagctcgagctcatccAGTTCGAGCTCGaatggaggtggaggtggtgggGGTGCAGGCTCGGAAGCGGGCTCCTCCGCGGGATCACGGGCTGGATCGGGTTCGGGTGGTGCCGGTTCGGAAGCGGGCTCATCTGCCGGGTCGAGGGCCGGATCACGGGCCGGATCGGGTGGCAACCGTGGATGAAGGTGGTTCatggaaaataattaattacatatatGTTCACTGAAAATTGGAGCATGGAATAAGTAGGTCATAATCATAAGATTTGTGTGaaaaagtaaattaaaataatggTCTAGTAATGATCATGTTATCATACGTTGTTTGTGTTAATGTTGTTGGTGTAACGTTGTTAttgttaattaataattatgtaGTGTTTATGTTTATTGGTGAGTGTTATGATATGTTGATCTAAGATTTGATGGACTTTTCATTTATGTGATACCTATGAGGTATAATCGTTTATTAATTTCTACcttcttatttttttggtaGATTCATATTTGGAAAAACAAACTTGCAGATCTTATAACTCTAATGTTTAcgatatttaattttatgtaattaatgagtaatatggAACCTGCCAAAGATTAGAACTGGATAAAATGAATTTctagaagaaaaataaaaacaacaaGAAACGAAAGttgttttttgtttaattaacaCGAACAATTATTTTCCTCAAGAAACAAAGCAAAGACAATTTTCCTCAGTATATTGTGTTTTTTGCCTGCATGCAAAATTAAAGCATTATTTTGTGCATTTGGACCCCAAAAAAGGATCGAGGGATTCACTCTTAAAAATACTAAGTTAGAGGTGGTTAATTTGCACAatttacatttatatatatagcatGAAATCAAGATTTCCTTCATCATTTTCACTCACATTCCAAAATTTTGAGGCTTTATTTACTTAATCGGATATATTGAACAACAAAGTtgctatatttatttttttcttggtAAACACAAAAAATCGAAGATAAATTTGACCTTTTTTAGAGCATCAGTAGTGGCACACTCATATCGGCTTTTAAAATCTCCACCGGGGGAGGCTCGTCTGAGCCCGGTATGCACCGGCTCCCGAGCCCTTCGCTACGGATGCTCTTACATCAAAACGTgcatatatactatatatatgtgtgtgttatTTTTTTAGTCCAAGGAAGGGACACAGTATTATACCATCTAAAACGTGCATATGATAATAAAtttgtttacttttttttagTTGGAGGAAGCTAGGACATAATATTTATACCATCTAACATATACTCCttctgtcccacgaatcttgacacgtttgatttcggcacgggaattaaggagttgtagattagtgttttaagtgtgtagataataaagtataaaagtgataaagtatgagatgagaatgtaataaagtgataaagtaagagagagaatgtaattaagaccctttatttttagattaattatcttatttgaaaatgtgtcaagattcgtggaacggctCAAAAatgaatacgtgtcaagattcgtaggatggagggagtataactgaCCTGCAATGGAATTCGAATCGGataaacattatatatattattgttggCTGACAAATAAACAATTACCTGTCCACAAATTcaatcatttaatttataaattacctGAAAAAATTTCTTAATTACACCATCAATGTCAAACTCCATTTCCTCCACCAATGCATGCAACTAttaggaaaagaaaagaaaaaaactcaGCCTCACAATTCACAATGATAATTAATGGCCAGCCCAACAACTCAACAAGCTTTCACTGCCCCTCATTAAGCTAATTTTCATCCACAAAATCAATCAATAGTATAAAATATTGCTCCATTCACAACTCCCTATTTCTCCACAATCAAATTAAACAACAATGTTGCAGTAATCCCACTTCTAAATTATAGTTATCTTATTGTTCACGATTATTTGACATTTATCTTCTGATGCACACGTTGAACCCcacttattcaaagaaaaaattGATCAATTGTGATATAAAAGTAAGAGAAAATTCGTTTTTCTTTTAACACAAAGCTGactataatttattgaaattaagtTGAGTTTCATTATCCCAGAAGGATATTTCGCACAATTAATTCTATAactaaagtagaaaaataaataaataaatgtgacacataaatattactataaattttaaaacattTGTGCTACAAAGAAATAGAGTAGTGCATTAACAATATAAAAgctttaatatttcataaaataatttttcaaaaaacgAATTATAATCACagttattatttttgaaaagtcGAAGTTGTTTTTATATATCATATAGACTTAGATATTCTATTAATCATTAACATATGAGTAATCTATTAATTTATGCTATGACTAAATATGATATTTGCCAAAATGatagatttatttatgaattaatataatcaatcaattataaagtcatatataaaatatgtaatatgatAATGAATTAACTCCAATaaagactatatatatatatgattttaatttattttatagcaAATATTagtacattttttaattttaaatgccatCTGTTAAATTTTTTAGTGGTCTTCCTCTAAAAGTTAAAAGATTAATTAGTGGaaattaattaagatattaGTAGAGAGTTAATTTGGTatcatgtatttttaaattaaaaatgattttgaattttgcATCAATTATGACTTTGAATtgtctttatttataaaattacccccgacttaatttaaattgagcattGACTTTTTTAATACAATATAGTTATGGTTCgacattaaaattataaaatatagcCTACTCAGCATTTAAACtttgattaaatttaaatatatggtTGCAGTTGGTTGGATATTTGGGCTTCACGATTTATAGTAACCTAAAAGAAatcacaatttaatttattttagaaaaataattatagcactattgTAGATCCATAAGTCCAGAACTGTAAGGCCTTACAGTAGGCCCAATAAACTTATTTGTAGATTTCCACCAAAATATATTTTCCCATAAACTTTTGAGTATGAAACTCCCATGGTTAGAAGATGTAATTTTtgctatatattaattatatgtgcAGTGCCCATTAAGAAAACCACTAGTATACATTGGTTCTGATTGTTaattgcttcttcttctttttttgtaaGCCTCCAATTGTTAATTGttgataataaataattgattcGTCTATTTATTGTCGTACATATGCATAATTGGAACTTTAATTTGTCGTGTATATATGTGgttctaaatttttttttttatgtaatgaTCTTGATTGAGATTATTGAGAAAGACTGTCTAGTAATGATTGAAAAAGTGGTGAGAAGATTAGGTTGTAATACGCTTTACTTACAAGCAAAAGCTCCATCTACTCCACGTTTgttcctttattttatttttttgataggGCAAAGTCAtgtgttagatgttagtaattagtttcccatccactccaagaaccaccttatctctccattcaccaaatccaccttatatctccaatctccaattcgctcccaagagggatcgaacccgggtcacttcacttaagtgaggacccggtggccagtggacTATATTTTGACTATTTAATTGCACTTCACCTACCTACACACACTTATCTATAGAACATAAACGTACGAGAAGTGAGAGTTCATATACCACTTGAACAAAGATTATCTTAATTGTGTGTACGTTGGCACGCTGGTAAAAAGTTGATGTTTAAAATTTGAAGTTTCTGCGTTCGAGTCCTCCGCACGATCTTGACACGAGAGCTCCATCGTTCTAATTTATGAAGAATATGTTTTCCATATACGAAAATTCTATTTATATTTCAGTCAAAAAATTCTCAAAACTAATTATCGAATGATAAAATGGAGAAGATAAATCCTACCGTTCAATCACGATCCGATTACCTGCAAGAGTTTGTCGGGAAAGAAAAATAGCACGCAAGGAAGAGCAATATCGATAGATGATAGTATTTCTTAATGAGTGAAAATGTGTCTTACATATTGGAAAAAGAGCTATTTATAAGATACATGGGCGGAGGGGGTTATATGATCATTTCCTAACTATATCATGTACTCTTCATGCAAGGTAATTACGAAATCTGCGTAGACGACTTGTTAGCTTTTGTCGGGGCTTTGTACTTTTCTGCCGGCGATGGCGAACGACAAGAATGTATATCTCCACGGCTGTAATACTTCACTTATCTCTATAAAGACAGAGATAATTATCCAGCACCGTAAATATACAGCCTAAGGTCTTTCATGACTTACTACCTTCTAAGATTCTCTCAATGATAGATACACTCACACGTGTCGCGATACTGACCTGCACGTATTTTACTCCTCGTCActaatactaatactaatattaGTAATTACAGTAACTTTTTaacctctcaaaaaaaaatccaagtaactttttaaaaataaaaaaaataggtaCCAAGCTGGAAACAGATTGGCCTGTGAAAGAGCGGAAATCAAGGGGATAAATTTGAGTGAGTCAAATGAATCAATTAGAGCACCGCCACCGCCCACAATTTTCTCAAACCCAAATCTCCTTAAATAAATAATCGCAACTTTCtcaataatattaaaaatatatgagTATTTCCCttaaatatatgaataaataaataaaccctTATTTACCGGGTTCGCTGGCTACAGCCGGTCATCCCTTGACCGGTTTAATCGTCAATTACGTGCACCCATGTGTGATTTTGTCAGCCACGTTTGCTAAAATCCACTCTCACCAAAATGACTGAAATGCCCTCCCCGACTGAGCTACTCCACTCCTCCCTTCCATGTGAACGCGACATCAATTATCAATTTTTCATTCCCTAATACACCGATTTCATATCGTGGTTGATTTTTGTCATATGCGCCGCGAAGCTAATGCGGCTGCACACGAGTTAGCTAGTAGAGCTACAACCTTTCCGAATGTAATGATTTGGAAGCATGATTTTCCATCATGGCTTCTGGATATTGCTTACTCCGATATTAATACATAGTTTGGTTTCGTCTCAAAAAAAATACACCGATTTTTTTTAGGAGTATCAATTTTCCACCTCACTCCAATCATTCATATATTGCTTTTTGACAATTTTGTTATTTGGATTCAAGCAAATTTTCACttgttttactattattttatatcttattcTTAGGTAATTAGGTTGTCTTAACTTGTGAATAAAATTTCCTAATTTGTCCGATTCTTGAACTCGAAAAGTATGAGTATACAATCTTTAGGAAGTTCTTCAATCAAGGCATAGTtagttttactttttatttatttatagtataacaatttgatttttttttttgttttgttttttagaTACTAAAAAGGACGAGCTTATTGATCGATGATGTTATTCTCTGATATTAGAAAATGACAACATATTAGTATATTTCACTATTCTTGAATTATGAAATTGTTGCCCAACGAGTTTGATTTGGtgttataataataatgaatatatatatatatatatatatatatatatatatatatatgaagtggATCTTGTAAATCCTCTTTTCTATTATAATATATTGATTAAAATACTGATCACACATATGTTATACCCATGCGTGTATTTTGTCTTAGAATGATTTGGAAAATTTCTGTCACATATCGCGTATATCATGTGTTTAGTGCGTCATTTAAACAAAATGTGTAGTCTAAATTTAAACTTATATACTACAGTAAGAAGGAGTCTACATGATctaatcattatatatatatatatatatatatatatagggggcggttattcaataaaccacccttattttaagaattacgaaccagcaaaaatgcatgaattttatgtataacacgcatgaataaactgtataaaggtatgaattgcgaaaaataattttttgttacctttggaattcgaactcagtaccatgaatttatccaacaaagtgatgaatcaaccgtagatcttgatgatccaagggctgaaaatagttcataatttatattttaagaagcgttcttattttagccttcccctatatatatatatatatatatatatatatgtagcacTGTTTTGT contains:
- the LOC130987648 gene encoding putative glycine-rich cell wall structural protein 1, whose product is MAKLKSCALLALLVMSTLATVSQSRVARKDLGLDLGGLGGGLGLGIGAGVGIGIGGGGSGSGAGAGSGAGSGGGGSSSSSSSSSSSSSSSNGGGGGGGAGSEAGSSAGSRAGSGSGGAGSEAGSSAGSRAGSRAGSGGNRG